GAGCGTGAACGCCATGGCCATGAGAAAACTCAGATCCGCCCCCAGCGTGCCGTGAGCCGGTAAAAACCCGGGCCTGCCCAGCCATTCTTTCATGTTTGGACCTCGATAAGGATGGGGGTTGATTTCCCCCGCTTCGTTCTTATAACATTCCCTCCAAGGCCCGTCAAGGAGATCGTGCGCGGCCTCCGGTTTTATTGACAGGCGGGATTGGGTGTGGTAGGTTCATTTTATGGCAGATGAAAACAAGTATTGCCTCTGTTGCGGGGAGCAGGTGCCCCTCAACAAAGTACAGCGGGATGGAAAGCTGGAGACCACCTGCGTTTACTGCGGATTTGTTTTGGACGTCGCGGTGGAGGAAGGAGGCTATGCGGCCGCTTGCATTATGACGGCCGATGATTCGGAGCTGACGCGGGACCTTCTCAAGGGAGCGATGCTCGAGAAAAAACTGGCGCGATCGGTCATTTCGGCCAGGAACGGTCAGGAATTCATCACATTGTTCACGAAAAGGTTGACCGAAAAACAGGCCGTGGATTTGGTGATTCTCGATCTGGAGATGCCGGTCATGGATGGGGTCACGGCCGCGCGGATGATGCGCGCGATCGAAGAGAAATACAAGACGGCCAAAGTTCCGATTTTATTTTTCTCCGCCCATAAATGCGATGAGAATTTGAAGCGACAGATGGCCCTGTTCAGCCCGGCGAGCTACGTCAATAAGGGAAGCGATTCCAATCCGACCAAACTCGTGGAACGAATTGATCAACTGATCGGCTATTACATGATCAATCGCGAGTCGACCGCCTCCTAACCCGCTGATTATTCAAATCTCTTCCATGAGATCGATTGACTTTTCCGCTCCCGCGTGATAACGTCAAAAATTCACGAGTCGACGGAATGAAACGAATATCGATGAAAACAATCCCGCGCGAAGCGGCGTATCATCCTTCGTTGGATGAATTTATCCGCAAGTCCGGGAAGGGGAATCTGATTCCGGTCTATCGGGAGATCCTGGCCGATCTGGAAACGCCCGTGTCCGCCTTTCTCAAAATCCGTGATGAGCGCTATGGCTTTCTCCTGGAAAGCGTGGAGGGCGGGGAAAAATGGGCGAGATACTCCTTTCTGGGAAGTCGTCCGTCGCTGGTCATCAAGGGGTCGCTCGATGAGTTGGCCTTGATCCGCCCTAAGCGGGTGGACCGTCTTCCGGTCAAGACGGACCCCCTGGAAACGCTCAAAGAGATTATGGCCGACTATCAGCCGGTGGAAGTGGAAGGGGTCCCGCGGTTCTTTGGGGGCGCCGTCGGGTATCTTGGCTACGATTTGATCCGAAGCATCGAACGGCTTCCCGATCTAAATCGCGATCGTCTGGACCTGCCGGTGATGTCTCTGATGGTTACCGACACGCTTTTGATCTTCGATAATGTGGCGCAGACGATCAAGGTGGTTTCGAACGTTCATCTGACCGGCGGAGAGCGGAGGGGACCCGATGCGGCGCGCCGGGCCTACCGCGAGGCGGTGGACAAGATCGAGGCCATTATCGCTCGATTAAGGAAGCCGGGTCGCTTTCCCAAGGAACGGCGGCGTCCCCGCGGGAAGTCTTCGGAAGTGAATATCACCTCAAACATGAGCTCGCCGGCCTTTCAGAAGATGGTGCGGCAGGCCAAGGAGTACATCCGTTCGGGTGACATTTTCCAAGTCGTGCTCTCCCAGCGTTTTGAGACCGAGGCGGGGTCCGAGCCCTTCGATATTTATCGGGCTCTTCGGGTCATCAACCCGTCGCCGTACATGTACTATCTCCAGTTGGACGGCATCGAGCTGGTCGGATCCTCGCCGGAGGTGCTCGTCCGGTGCGAGGATCGCAAAATCGAACTGCGACCGATCGCCGGCACCCGGCCGCGCGGTCGGAATGAGGAGGAGGACCAGGCGCAGGAGCGGGAGTTGCTGAACGATCAAAAGGAACGGGCGGAACATATCATGCTGGTGGATCTGGGACGCAATGATGTGGGGCGCGTCTCCGAGGTCGGAAAGGTGCATGTGGAGAAATTGATGGCGGTCGAACGGTATTCCCATGTCATGCATCTCGTCTCGCAAATCGAAGGCCGGCTCCGGAAAGACCAGGACGTTTACGATGTGATGCGGGCCGGCTTTCCCGCCGGGACCGTTTCGGGAGCGCCCAAGATCCGGGCCATGGAAATTATCGAGGAATTGGAACCGACCGGCCGCGGTCCGTACGCCGGCGCCGTGGGTTACTTCAGTTTCTCCGGAAATATGGACACATGCATCAACATCCGTACGATCGTGATCAAGGACGGGCGGGCCTATATTCAGGCCGGGGCCGGGATCGTGGCCGACTCCGATCCCGGACGCGAATATCAGGAAACGGTGAACAAGGCCAAGGCGATGCTGGCCGCGATCGAAAAGGCCCGACACGGTTTAGAATAAATCAGAGACCCGAAAGGCCGGCCCGGCGGGAGGCGGGGTGGGCTCCCACGCACGGCAAGAGATGGGGACAGGGCGACGCGACCCCCTATAAAAAATATGCTGTTGATGATCGACAACTACGACTCCTTCACGTACAACTTGGTCCAATATTTCGGGGAACTGGACCAGGACGTGCGCGTTTACCGCAACGATCGGATCACGCTGGACGAGATCGCCGAGCTCCGGCCCGAGCGGATCGTGATCTCCCCCGGACCCTGCACCCCGAAGGAAGCCGGCGTCTCGATCGAGCTCATCAAACAGTTCGCCGGCCGCCTTCCGATCCTGGGAGTCTGTCTCGGTCACCAGGCGATCGGAGAGGCCTTCGGCGGCGAGGTGGTGAGGGCCCCCCGCTTGATGCACGGTAAAACCTCGATGATTCACCACGATGGAAAGACGATTTTCAAATCGCTTCCGAACCCTTTCGAGGCGACCCGGTATCATTCACTGATCGTGAGGCGGGAGACCCTCCCTCCCGTATTGCAGGTTTCGGCCGAAACCCGGGAGGGAGAAATCATGGGCCTTCGGCATTTGAATTATCCGGTTGAAGGGGTGCAGTTTCACCCGGAATCCATCCTGACCAAGGCGGGGATGGATCTTTTGAGAAACTTTCTGAAGATATAGGGGAAAAGCCGATGAGTCCGAGTGAAGCAGAATTGCGACAGCTCCGTTTCATGGAGCGGTTGGAAAAATACGGCTACATCGCGGCCGGACTCAGTTTTCTGATATTAGGGATGGTGGTATTTTTCTACGGCTGGCTCGAATTTGTCCTCAAGATGACCGAGGGGCCTTCGCGCGCGACCCTGGTTTTGATGAACGACCTTCTTTTGGTGGTCATCCTACTTGAGCTCTTTCGGACCGTCATTAACTTTCTCAAGAGCCGAACGATCAGTCTGGAGCCCTTCCTTCATGTCGGCATCATTGCGGCCGTCCGGCGGCTTTTGACGATCGGCGCCGAAATGACCCTCCGGGGGGATATCTCCGAGACCCGCTTCAATCAATACCTGCTTGACGCGCTCGTGAGCATCGGGATCATCCTGGCCTTGGTCATCGCGCTTTATATTTACGGCCTGCGATCGAACTCGGCCGAACCCACCGGCCCGAAATAAAGGGGATGCGCGGTACCAATTCGGTCTGAAATATGGTAAAGTTTGTTTCCGGGTAACGGGGTAACATGATTAAGGAAGCGATTGCAAAAGTAGCGGACGAGGTCAACCTGACCGAGGCCGAGGCCGAGGCCGTGATGCACGAAATCATGGAGGGCCAGGCCACCGCTTCCCAGATCGCGGCCTACCTAACGGCCCTC
The window above is part of the Nitrospiria bacterium genome. Proteins encoded here:
- a CDS encoding response regulator — translated: MADENKYCLCCGEQVPLNKVQRDGKLETTCVYCGFVLDVAVEEGGYAAACIMTADDSELTRDLLKGAMLEKKLARSVISARNGQEFITLFTKRLTEKQAVDLVILDLEMPVMDGVTAARMMRAIEEKYKTAKVPILFFSAHKCDENLKRQMALFSPASYVNKGSDSNPTKLVERIDQLIGYYMINRESTAS
- the trpE gene encoding anthranilate synthase component I, producing the protein MKRISMKTIPREAAYHPSLDEFIRKSGKGNLIPVYREILADLETPVSAFLKIRDERYGFLLESVEGGEKWARYSFLGSRPSLVIKGSLDELALIRPKRVDRLPVKTDPLETLKEIMADYQPVEVEGVPRFFGGAVGYLGYDLIRSIERLPDLNRDRLDLPVMSLMVTDTLLIFDNVAQTIKVVSNVHLTGGERRGPDAARRAYREAVDKIEAIIARLRKPGRFPKERRRPRGKSSEVNITSNMSSPAFQKMVRQAKEYIRSGDIFQVVLSQRFETEAGSEPFDIYRALRVINPSPYMYYLQLDGIELVGSSPEVLVRCEDRKIELRPIAGTRPRGRNEEEDQAQERELLNDQKERAEHIMLVDLGRNDVGRVSEVGKVHVEKLMAVERYSHVMHLVSQIEGRLRKDQDVYDVMRAGFPAGTVSGAPKIRAMEIIEELEPTGRGPYAGAVGYFSFSGNMDTCINIRTIVIKDGRAYIQAGAGIVADSDPGREYQETVNKAKAMLAAIEKARHGLE
- a CDS encoding aminodeoxychorismate/anthranilate synthase component II, whose translation is MLLMIDNYDSFTYNLVQYFGELDQDVRVYRNDRITLDEIAELRPERIVISPGPCTPKEAGVSIELIKQFAGRLPILGVCLGHQAIGEAFGGEVVRAPRLMHGKTSMIHHDGKTIFKSLPNPFEATRYHSLIVRRETLPPVLQVSAETREGEIMGLRHLNYPVEGVQFHPESILTKAGMDLLRNFLKI
- a CDS encoding phosphate-starvation-inducible PsiE family protein → MSPSEAELRQLRFMERLEKYGYIAAGLSFLILGMVVFFYGWLEFVLKMTEGPSRATLVLMNDLLLVVILLELFRTVINFLKSRTISLEPFLHVGIIAAVRRLLTIGAEMTLRGDISETRFNQYLLDALVSIGIILALVIALYIYGLRSNSAEPTGPK